The DNA segment TCTGTACCATAAATGTCTTCAAAAGCCTTGGCTCCTGCTTTAAGCCCGTAAAAATCGAGATCCGTAACCGAAGCGAAGCCGCCGTGGTGTTCACTCACAGTAACTTTCACGGTATCAGGTGCTAAGGACTCAACATGTTCTTTAAACATTTTAGCAATTTCCTTGGGATGCTGATCTGGAACGAGGCGCATACTCACTTTAGCGTTAGCTTTGGAAGGTAGTACCGTTTTAGCTCCTTCTTTTGTGTAACCTCCCCAAATTCCATTTACATCTAAGGTTGGGCGAGCCGAAGATCTTTCTAAAGTACTATAGCCTTTCTCGCCGTGGAGGGCCTTAACATCTAATGTGCGTTTATATTCTTCTTCGTCAAAGGGAAGTTGTTTATACGTTTCCCGTTCCGTTTCGGTAAGAGGGATTACATTATCATAAAAGCCGGGAATTTGAATGACACCGTCTTCATCCTTCAATTTTGCAATAATTTCACAAAGTACGTTTACCGGATTTTCAACGGCACCGCCATATACCCCGGAGTGTAAATCACGATTTGGCCCAACCACTTCAACTTCCATGTATGCAAGCCCACGTAAGCCATAGGTAATGGAGGGTTGGTCTTTCCCGAACATTGCTGTATCAGAAATGAGAACCATATCACACGCCAACAGATCTTGGTTTGCTTCAAGAAAAGGGACAAGATTAGGCGATCCAATTTCTTCTTCTCCCTCTAATACAATCTTAACGTTTACAGGGATTTCTTGACCGGTTTCAACAAAAGACTCAAGGGCTTTGACATGAGTAAAAGCTTGTCCCTTATCATCACTTGCACCACGGGCATAAATGAGTCCGTCTTTCACCGTTGGTTCAAAAGGGGGCGTATCCCATAATTCATCAGGATCAGAAGGTTGAACATCATAGTGGCCATAAATCAAAACCGTAGGGCGGTCATCATGTGGGCAATGCTCGGCATACACAATCGGATTACCGGGCGTCTCAAAAGTTTTGACTGTCTCCAATTTCATGCTTTCAAGTTGTGAAACCAGAAAGCTAGCCGCTTTTTTTATTTCCTCTTTCTTAGTGGAGTCAGTGCTGATACTGGGTATCCGAAGCAGTTCAAACAGCTCTTCAACAAATTTGTCTTTATTCTGATCAATATATTCTTGAGTAGTACTCATTAAGAGAAAACGTTATTTATGGTTAGGCAAAGGCAAAAAATAATCCGGTGCAAAAATAACCATGCTGAGCTTAAACTTCTGCCTGCAATTAAAGTTTACAATATTTTAAGTCCTTCGTTTTTTATCCACCCATATTGGCCGTTTCCTAGCCTGACGTACAGCCAATCAGGATGTTTTTCACTTTCCCAGTGATCTACCGTCAAATCGTAGCCTTCATAGGCAATACTTTCGAGCGTGGCTTCTGTATTAGGTGACTGCAAAACCCGCTGTGAGTTGCTAACCAAAACAGCTTCGTCATATCGTTGATTCACATAGTCAGCATAAAAAGCTAACCCCGCCAAAGTGGATCCTGCGATCACCAAAACCAGAATGGCTGTGGAGGTCTTTTCAAGCGGAAGTTTATTCATCCATCCGAGATATAATAAAATCAGTCCTGAGAGGGTGACGAAGAATCCGATTATAAATAATCCTGATGCGGTAAGCACATCATTTATCCACTGCACGGCTCTATCCCAGGGTAGTTTTGGGAGCTTGGCTGATTGACGGCTAAACTGGCTATTTACATAATCGATCGCAGTTTCTGCTTGTTGCTGGGTTGTTTCAAAATCTCTGGCTTTTAAGAAGTAGTACTTAGCTAATCCCATGGAGTCCAGCTGCACCGCAGTAATTCCCATGTTTAGAAATAAAGCTCCAGAAACCTCGCCGGATGTAGCAATGGACTTATATAGACTCATAGCTTCGCCCAGTTCACCATTTTCAAATAAGGTGTTGGCTTCATCAAAAGTAGCTTGAGTGGATTGTTGAGCCTGAACTCCAAATCCAATCAACAAGAAGAAAATAAATGAAATCATAATTCGGCTCATACCAGTTTCCCAATTTTCTTTATGACTTCTTTGGTTTTATTGATATCAGCAGACAGGGTTTCTTGGGATGCATTTGGGGCATAAGCGATAGTCTCACACTTAGTTAAAAGCTGCTTTAACTCGGTAGTGATTTCCGGTTTATTGAACCCTTCCACTTTTGTGATAATATCTTGATGAGATAATCCGGCCGGTGGTAAGTTAAGCTTATCGGTTATAAACTGAACAAGTGCTTTTTCGAGTAAGTGATATCCTTGCTTCAAATCATCAGTTGCTTCGGCTTCTTTCAAGGTTTTGTCAGCTTTGTCTGATGCGGTTCTTGAACGAGCAAAAGCGATATCTGTGCTCATGCGGTCCTGATAATGCTTAAAGCCAAAAGCTCCACCTGTCAATAAAATCGGTAATATGATAAGAGTCCAAACCCAGCCTTTTTGGTAAAGTGGTTCAGGATTTGTGGAAGTCCATTGAGCAAGTCCGGTAATGGGTTTAATCTCAAACCGTAAATCAGTTTGGGCAACGGTAGTCGCATTTGGATCCCGCTTTGCAATAAAGTTCAATGGGGATAATTCTGTTATCCGATACCGGTTTCCGGAAGGATCAAAATAAGCGATTCGGGTTTCCGGGATGGAATACTCTCCTTCATTCCGTGCAATTACAATGTCAGTAAAAGTTCGGGTACCTGAAATCTGACGATTTCTTCGGTCAATATTAGAACTTTGCTGGGGATTGTATTTCTCGAGCTCTTCCGGAAATGTATAATTAGGTTTATTAATCAGGGGAACATTTCCGCTTCCTGTAATACGTGTGGTGATTTCAATAGTCTCACCTACAAATGCATTTTTCGGGGTGATTTCTCTGGTGATTTCAAAGTCTCCAACGGCTCCTATAAACTCAGCATTGCCAGGATCAGGGAGAGCGCGTACATCTAAAGCTACGGGTATTGACTGTATATTCATTCGCTCCTGCCCAAGCCCAAACCCAAAGGGATCTGATGAACTTCTTTGCTTCCTCACCGAAAGCGTTATTTCAAAGGGGCTGAGTGTAAGTTCACCCGATTTAGTAGGGAAAAGGGCATATTGTATAAGTCGTGCCCGCTGGTACCGAACTCCATTAACAATGGTAGAGGATGTTTGGGCTCGTTGCGGATATTCGAGTTCTTCTTTCCAGAAACCTTCTGCTTTCCAGCCGGGCGTAGGTTGATATGAAGATACTTCAATTCCATTTTTGAAATAAAGAACAACATCTACAACTACCTGCTGACCAACAACTGGAGAATTAGTGCTTGGCTCAAGCCGAACATAAATTTCGGGAGCACGTTCGGCCTCTCCTGAATTGATAGTTGCAGGATCAAGTACCCTGAAGTTTACTGGCTGAGTTCGATATTCAGAACCGTCAATCTCAACTTGAATAGAAGGCAGCGTGTATTCTCCGGGAGACTGAGCAATCAGTGAATATCCAAATGTGTAGGTTACTGTTGGGTTTCCATTAACCAGTGAATACTTTTGTCCCCTTGATGTGCTGCCACGCAACCACCTGAGGCCTTCAATTTCGGGGAGTGCAGGTTGCTGAACAGATCCCATGCTGGATCCTGAAATTACAACCTGAAGGCTAACCTGCTCACCCGAATAAATATTAGTCTCTGAGAGGGAAGATGAGACAGTAATATTCTGTGCCTGAATTGAATTGGTACAGGCTAGTACAATGAACAGAAAAAAAACAGAAAATAGCTTACCAATCTTTCTCATGCTTGGCGCTTCCATCCGATTTTTTCTTCTTGAATTCTTTTAGGAGTTCTTTTTCTTTTTGAGCCAGGGCTTGCAGTATTTTTTCAGCGTCCTCTTTGCTGATTTGCTGTGATTTCAGGTCTTCAGGGTTCATGTCCTGTGGATCTTGTTCTTCCTGATTTTCACCTTCACTTTCTTGCTGTTCCTGTTGCTCCTGCTGTTCCTCGTTTTCCTGTTCTTGCTCTTGTTGTTCCTGCTCCTGTTGCTCTTGGTTTTGCTGCTGCTGTTGCTGCTGCTGGTCTTGATTCTGTTGCTGTTGTTGTTTCTCCTGTTCTTCCTGAAGCTTTTGCATCAGAGCATTTAACTTTGGATCGTTAGGATAATTATTCAACCCATTTTGGACCTGATTGATAGCTGTCTGAAGGTCAGCATTAATAAAAGACTGAGCTCCGCCATGGAAATATTCATCGGCAGATTGAGCCCAAGCCGAAGAGGCGAGCAGAATCGAAAAAGTAAGAGTAAGTAAATTCTTCATACTATCAATTGGAGTTAATGTCAGAAACATTTTTCGTTCTTTCTATGAAATCATTAAAAGCTCTCACCGTTTCATCGGCTTCGAGAGCTCGCTGCATCAAATTATAGGCTTCGGAATACTTACGCTGAGCCACTAATTTTTCAGCTTGTTCTTTCATGGCAATAGCATATTGGCTCGGCTCGGGAGGAGGCTGATTTTCTTGATTCTCCTGTTGCTGGTCCTCATCACCTTCTTCTTTTTCTTGCTCGGCAAGTGCACGTTCAAGGTTATGCTTTGCATCAAAGTCAGTTGGGTTTAGCTTCAGAGCATTTTTGAAATGTGTTGCGGAAGGTTTCCATTTTTTAGCTTCGGCAAGCAGTGTTCCAATATTATATTCTGCTTTTGCTTTGTCTTGTGGTGAAGTTGCCAAACCGCGAAATTCCATATAAGACTGAATGGCTTCTTCAATCTTACCTTGTTTTGCCTGAGCATTACCCAGATTAAAATACAGCCTGCCATCATCTGGATTTTGTTCAATAGCAGAAAGATAGAGCTGCTCGGCTTCCTCATAATTTCCATTTTCATAAGCTTCATTAGCCTTTCTTCCGTCATTCACAGCAGAAGCCGTAAGCAATACGAAAAGGGCGATATATGAAAATATTCGAATCAAGATATTATAGGTTTTCAGCTAAGGCTACGGTTTCTTCGTCCATCAGCATGTTAGTAAACACATTGTTGACATCATCATTCTCTTCAAACTTATCCATCATCTTCAGGTTTGAAATGGCCGTATCTTCATCAACTTTAGTTTCGGTTACGGCTTCCCGAATCAATGTTGCATTTTCAATTTCATAATTGGCTTCTTCGAGACGATTTCGCACATCAAAAAGTTCTTCACGAGTAGTATAAACGACAAACATTTCATCATCAGTATCTACATCTGTTGCTCCGGCATCAATAGCTTCAAGCATAAACTCTTCGTCATCCAAGTGACCTGATGGTACCTGAATCATGCCCTTTTGCTCAAACATGTAACCAACGGATCCGGTTGTGCCCATATTACCTCCATGTTTGGTAAAAATATGACGGATGTCACTTACCGTTCGATTGTTATTGTCGGTAGTCACTTCAATAAAATAGGCGATTCCACCCGGACCATATCCCTCAAACGTTGCCTCTTCATAACTGGCACCGTCTGAGTCTTCACCGGTGCCACGTTTGATGGCTCGCTCAATATTATCCTTAGGCACGTTATCTGCTTTGGCATTATCTATAGCCAGTGATAAACGCGGATTCCCATCGACATCACCGCCGCCTTCCCGTGCTGCAACCGTGATTTCTTTAATATGTTTTGTAAAGACTTTAGAACGCTTTGCGTCCTCTTTAGCTTTTTTGTGGCGAATGTTCGCCCATTTCGAATGTCCTGCCATAGGAAGTTATCATCAAATTATTGCGGTGTAATAAAGAATGAATATACAAAATTGAGCGCATGGATTAGAAATGATGTAACAGATTTTTATTGGGGTTTTAATCTGAAATGATAATCGGTGAAACCAAACTGTTAAACCTTGTGTTAAGCTCCTAATCACTACAATAGTTTGTGTATTTTTAGGTTCAATATATCAAACGAAATATTTCTAACTTGTTGGAATGAATATAGGAATTGTTTGTTACCCTACCTTTGGTGGAAGTGGTGTTGTAGCCACAGAATTAGCTAAAACACTGGCTCGAAAGGGACATAATATACATATGATGAGCTATGCCAAGCCGGCCCGGCTCGATACTCTTCAAACTGGAATAACCTATCATGAAGTTTCGATAAATTCCTATCCTTTATTTGAGTACCCTCCGTATGATCTGGCGCTAGCCACTCAAATGGTGAATTTAATCGAATATCAGGATCTGGATTTACTTCATGTGCATTATGCACTTCCTCATGCGACAAGCGCTTATCTGGCAAAACAGATTATGGCGGAAAAGGGTATCCACGTCCCGGTAGTAACAACCCTTCATGGAACCGATATTACGCTGGTCGGTAGTGACCCGAGTTACAAACACGTTGTAGAATTTTCCATCGACAAGAGCGATGGCGTTACGGCCGTATCAGAATTTCTGAAACAAGAAACATACGACCGGTTTAACATTAAACAGGATATCAAAGTGATTCCAAACTTCATTGATCTGGATAGGTTCAAGAAGTCGAATAAAAGTCACTTTAAAAAAGCCATTTGCCCGAATGATGAAAAGGTAGTGGTTCACGTATCAAACTTTAGGAAAGTAAAGCGTGTACCTGAAGTAGTTACTGTTT comes from the Balneola sp. genome and includes:
- a CDS encoding peptidase M20 — protein: MSTTQEYIDQNKDKFVEELFELLRIPSISTDSTKKEEIKKAASFLVSQLESMKLETVKTFETPGNPIVYAEHCPHDDRPTVLIYGHYDVQPSDPDELWDTPPFEPTVKDGLIYARGASDDKGQAFTHVKALESFVETGQEIPVNVKIVLEGEEEIGSPNLVPFLEANQDLLACDMVLISDTAMFGKDQPSITYGLRGLAYMEVEVVGPNRDLHSGVYGGAVENPVNVLCEIIAKLKDEDGVIQIPGFYDNVIPLTETERETYKQLPFDEEEYKRTLDVKALHGEKGYSTLERSSARPTLDVNGIWGGYTKEGAKTVLPSKANAKVSMRLVPDQHPKEIAKMFKEHVESLAPDTVKVTVSEHHGGFASVTDLDFYGLKAGAKAFEDIYGTEALFSREGGSIPIVADFKRVLGVESILMGFGLTSNAIHSPNENFSLKDFHRGIKTSARFMELLPDFSS
- a CDS encoding YebC/PmpR family DNA-binding transcriptional regulator: MAGHSKWANIRHKKAKEDAKRSKVFTKHIKEITVAAREGGGDVDGNPRLSLAIDNAKADNVPKDNIERAIKRGTGEDSDGASYEEATFEGYGPGGIAYFIEVTTDNNNRTVSDIRHIFTKHGGNMGTTGSVGYMFEQKGMIQVPSGHLDDEEFMLEAIDAGATDVDTDDEMFVVYTTREELFDVRNRLEEANYEIENATLIREAVTETKVDEDTAISNLKMMDKFEENDDVNNVFTNMLMDEETVALAENL
- the bshA gene encoding N-acetyl-alpha-D-glucosaminyl L-malate synthase BshA; the encoded protein is MNIGIVCYPTFGGSGVVATELAKTLARKGHNIHMMSYAKPARLDTLQTGITYHEVSINSYPLFEYPPYDLALATQMVNLIEYQDLDLLHVHYALPHATSAYLAKQIMAEKGIHVPVVTTLHGTDITLVGSDPSYKHVVEFSIDKSDGVTAVSEFLKQETYDRFNIKQDIKVIPNFIDLDRFKKSNKSHFKKAICPNDEKVVVHVSNFRKVKRVPEVVTVFSKILDAGIEAKLLLAGDGPDRQKAEQQCRDLGICEHVRFLGKLEEVEEVLSIADLFLIPSGSETFGLAALEAMSCSVPVISSNIGGLPEVNIHGETGYLCDLDDIDCMVEYGVKILSNPELHQTLAQNARKQAERFNQDVVVEEYERFYEEVSAKLLEKA